A part of Ooceraea biroi isolate clonal line C1 chromosome 10, Obir_v5.4, whole genome shotgun sequence genomic DNA contains:
- the LOC105283902 gene encoding uncharacterized protein LOC105283902 isoform X3, translating to MVFVGERCYKLHRIMLIALGLWPYQKPFIWRMQAVFFFSAHCCNFFFQFTAFLTTTCNTDCILKRFSYICIGCVYAMNYYSFYFNSESIKQMLEHIQLDWKMFKNSDTIKTFEEYLFVSYVFILFGCIVVCIGVFGFAAIECRPVILDVIIPMNESRPRKVEVDMEIFVDKEQYFFLYIMEEVVSLGIGLFSVITTGTFLATIAEHCCATYKIASCLIESTVTIHTLAIPVDQKIQFMHRSICLSVYIHRRTMEFVKRIVHSFDLWYLPLCLIAVLSLSCLLFRLYNAIINTNDWYDILVCCVLVYAYLIYMFVGNFLAQSYTEHSAELLESTYNCLWYIAPLPIQKLFLLMQKATKSHKVVMGGLFTLSVEGFSTLITSAVSYFTVIHAMYL from the exons ATGGTATTTGTTGGCGAACGCTGTTATAAGCTTCATCGAATTATGCTTATAGCTTTGGGATTATGGCCGTATCAGAAACCATTTATCTGGCGAATGCAAGCAGTTTTCTTCTTCAGTGCACATTGCtgcaattttttttttcag TTTACAGCGTTTCTAACGACAACGTGTAACACGGATTGTATTctaaaaagattttcttataTCTGCATAGGTTGTGTTTATGCTATgaattactattctttctatttcaatTCTGAATCT ATAAAGCAAATGTTGGAACATATACAGTTGGAttggaaaatgtttaaaaacagTGAcacaattaaaacatttgaaGAATATCTCTTCGTATCTTatgttttcatattatttgGGTGTA TAGTTGTTTGTATAGGTGTATTTGGATTTGCGGCTATTGAATGTCGACCAGTCATTCTTGATGTTATCATACCGATGAATGAATCCCGGCCGCGTAAAGTTGAAGTTGATATGGAAATTTTTGTCGATAAAgagcaatatttctttttgtatattatgGAAGAGGTGGTATCATTAGGGATTGGGTTGTTCTCGGTAATTACGACTGGGACATTCTTGGCTACGATAGCAGAACACTGTTGtgcaacatataaaattgcaag TTGTTTAATAGAAAGTACGGTGACCATCCATACGCTGGCAATTCCTGTTGACCAAAAGATACAATTTATGCATCGGAGTATTTGTCTTTCAGTTTACATTCATAGAAGAACTATGGA GTTCGTCAAACGCATAGTACATTCGTTTGATTTATGGTATTTGCCGTTATGTTTAATTGCTGTACTCTCTTTAAGTTGCCTTCTCTTTCGC CTATACAATGctataataaatactaatgATTGGTATGATATCTTGGTGTGCTGTGTGCTTGTGTAtgcttatttaatatatatgtttgtggGAAATTTTCTTGCACAATCTTATACTGAACACAGTGCGGAACTACTAGAATCTAC gTATAATTGTCTTTGGTATATAGCGCCATTACCGATCCAAAAATTGTTCTTACTTATGCAAAAAGCTACAAAAAGTCATAAGGTAGTGATGGGTGGTCTTTTTACCTTATCCGTCGAAGGATTTTCTACG CTTATAACTTCGGctgtatcatattttactgttatacACGCTATGTATTTGTGA
- the LOC113562768 gene encoding uncharacterized protein LOC113562768, producing MVFVGERCYKIHRIMFMIMGFWPYQKPFIWRMQAVFFFSAYCCIIFSKFAAFFTTTCNMDCILKKFTYICVTSCFVLCYCSFYCNSEFIKQALKHMQLDWKMFENSDTIKIFEEYLFLSYIFALFAIMIVPTCASALMAIECKPVILDAIIPLNTSRPRIIEVDYELFLDKEEYFFLYVMHEVLGTTIGFYSILVVATCCVLIVRHSCATHKIARVVYIMRTPWRSWLVQRSLLKRLEFKFRHTMMDFYGRSSLGRQ from the exons ATGGTATTTGTAGGTGAACGCTGTTATAAGATTCATCGAATTATGTTTATGATTATGGGATTCTGGCCGTATCAGAAACCATTTATCTGGCGAATGCaagcagttttctttttcagtgCATATTGctgcattatattttcaaag TTTGCGGCCTTTTTTACGACAACATGTAACATGGACTGtatcttaaaaaaatttacttaTATTTGTGTAACTTCTTGTTTTGTTTTGTGTTACTGTTCTTTCTATTGCAATTCTGAATTT ATAAAGCAAGCGTTGAAACATATGCAATTAGAttggaaaatgtttgaaaatagtgacacaattaaaatatttgaagaatatctCTTCCTATCTTATATTTTCGCATTATTTGCGATTA TGATTGTTCCTACATGTGCATCCGCGCTTATGGCTATTGAATGTAAACCTGTCATTCTTGATGCTATTATACCGTTGAATACATCCCGACCACGTATAATTGAAGTTGATTATGAATTGTTTCTTGATAAAgaggaatatttctttttgtatgtTATGCATGAGGTACTAGGAACGACAATTGGCTTTTACTCGATACTGGTAGTTGCAACATGTTGCGTTTTGATTGTGAGACACAGCTGCGCAACACATAAAATTGCAAGGGTAGTTTACATAATGAGGACGCCGTGGCGTAGTTGGTTAGTGCAGAGATCGCTACTCAAAAGACTCGAGTTCAAATTCCGCCATACCATGATGGATTTTTACGGACGGTCCTCCCTCGGAAGGCAATAG
- the LOC105283902 gene encoding uncharacterized protein LOC105283902 isoform X2, translating into MVFVGERCYKLHRIMLIALGLWPYQKPFIWRMQAVFFFSAHCCNFFFQFTAFLTTTCNTDCILKRFSYICIGCVYAMNYYSFYFNSESIKQMLEHIQLDWKMFKNSDTIKTFEEYLFVSYVFILFGCIVVCIGVFGFAAIECRPVILDVIIPMNESRPRKVEVDMEIFVDKEQYFFLYIMEEVVSLGIGLFSVITTGTFLATIAEHCCATYKIASCLIESTVTIHTLAIPVDQKIQFMHRSICLSVYIHRRTMEFVKRIVHSFDLWYLPLCLIAVLSLSCLLFRLYNAIINTNDWYDILVCCVLVYAYLIYMFVGNFLAQSYTEHSAELLESTYNCLWYIAPLPIQKLFLLMQKATKSHKVVMGGLFTLSVEGFSTIRSDFIDLGRFAKSVNHAVLLTPITIGCARKHD; encoded by the exons ATGGTATTTGTTGGCGAACGCTGTTATAAGCTTCATCGAATTATGCTTATAGCTTTGGGATTATGGCCGTATCAGAAACCATTTATCTGGCGAATGCAAGCAGTTTTCTTCTTCAGTGCACATTGCtgcaattttttttttcag TTTACAGCGTTTCTAACGACAACGTGTAACACGGATTGTATTctaaaaagattttcttataTCTGCATAGGTTGTGTTTATGCTATgaattactattctttctatttcaatTCTGAATCT ATAAAGCAAATGTTGGAACATATACAGTTGGAttggaaaatgtttaaaaacagTGAcacaattaaaacatttgaaGAATATCTCTTCGTATCTTatgttttcatattatttgGGTGTA TAGTTGTTTGTATAGGTGTATTTGGATTTGCGGCTATTGAATGTCGACCAGTCATTCTTGATGTTATCATACCGATGAATGAATCCCGGCCGCGTAAAGTTGAAGTTGATATGGAAATTTTTGTCGATAAAgagcaatatttctttttgtatattatgGAAGAGGTGGTATCATTAGGGATTGGGTTGTTCTCGGTAATTACGACTGGGACATTCTTGGCTACGATAGCAGAACACTGTTGtgcaacatataaaattgcaag TTGTTTAATAGAAAGTACGGTGACCATCCATACGCTGGCAATTCCTGTTGACCAAAAGATACAATTTATGCATCGGAGTATTTGTCTTTCAGTTTACATTCATAGAAGAACTATGGA GTTCGTCAAACGCATAGTACATTCGTTTGATTTATGGTATTTGCCGTTATGTTTAATTGCTGTACTCTCTTTAAGTTGCCTTCTCTTTCGC CTATACAATGctataataaatactaatgATTGGTATGATATCTTGGTGTGCTGTGTGCTTGTGTAtgcttatttaatatatatgtttgtggGAAATTTTCTTGCACAATCTTATACTGAACACAGTGCGGAACTACTAGAATCTAC gTATAATTGTCTTTGGTATATAGCGCCATTACCGATCCAAAAATTGTTCTTACTTATGCAAAAAGCTACAAAAAGTCATAAGGTAGTGATGGGTGGTCTTTTTACCTTATCCGTCGAAGGATTTTCTACG ATTAGgagcgacttcatcgatttaGGCCGATTTGCCAAGAGTGTGAATCATGCTGTTCTGCTCACACCAATAACTATAGGGTGTGCAAGAAAGCATGATTAA
- the LOC105283902 gene encoding uncharacterized protein LOC105283902 isoform X5: MVFVGERCYKLHRIMLIALGLWPYQKPFIWRMQAVFFFSAHCCNFFFQFTAFLTTTCNTDCILKRFSYICIGCVYAMNYYSFYFNSESIKQMLEHIQLDWKMFKNSDTIKTFEEYLFVSYVFILFGCIVVCIGVFGFAAIECRPVILDVIIPMNESRPRKVEVDMEIFVDKEQYFFLYIMEEVVSLGIGLFSVITTGTFLATIAEHCCATYKIASCLIESTVTIHTLAIPVDQKIQFMHRSICLSVYIHRRTMEFVKRIVHSFDLWYLPLCLIAVLSLSCLLFRNYGHRLENCYINIRQ; encoded by the exons ATGGTATTTGTTGGCGAACGCTGTTATAAGCTTCATCGAATTATGCTTATAGCTTTGGGATTATGGCCGTATCAGAAACCATTTATCTGGCGAATGCAAGCAGTTTTCTTCTTCAGTGCACATTGCtgcaattttttttttcag TTTACAGCGTTTCTAACGACAACGTGTAACACGGATTGTATTctaaaaagattttcttataTCTGCATAGGTTGTGTTTATGCTATgaattactattctttctatttcaatTCTGAATCT ATAAAGCAAATGTTGGAACATATACAGTTGGAttggaaaatgtttaaaaacagTGAcacaattaaaacatttgaaGAATATCTCTTCGTATCTTatgttttcatattatttgGGTGTA TAGTTGTTTGTATAGGTGTATTTGGATTTGCGGCTATTGAATGTCGACCAGTCATTCTTGATGTTATCATACCGATGAATGAATCCCGGCCGCGTAAAGTTGAAGTTGATATGGAAATTTTTGTCGATAAAgagcaatatttctttttgtatattatgGAAGAGGTGGTATCATTAGGGATTGGGTTGTTCTCGGTAATTACGACTGGGACATTCTTGGCTACGATAGCAGAACACTGTTGtgcaacatataaaattgcaag TTGTTTAATAGAAAGTACGGTGACCATCCATACGCTGGCAATTCCTGTTGACCAAAAGATACAATTTATGCATCGGAGTATTTGTCTTTCAGTTTACATTCATAGAAGAACTATGGA GTTCGTCAAACGCATAGTACATTCGTTTGATTTATGGTATTTGCCGTTATGTTTAATTGCTGTACTCTCTTTAAGTTGCCTTCTCTTTCGC AATTACGGACACCGTCTTGagaattgttatataaatataag GCAATAG
- the LOC105283902 gene encoding uncharacterized protein LOC105283902 isoform X4, translated as MNYYSFYFNSESIKQMLEHIQLDWKMFKNSDTIKTFEEYLFVSYVFILFGCIVVCIGVFGFAAIECRPVILDVIIPMNESRPRKVEVDMEIFVDKEQYFFLYIMEEVVSLGIGLFSVITTGTFLATIAEHCCATYKIASCLIESTVTIHTLAIPVDQKIQFMHRSICLSVYIHRRTMEFVKRIVHSFDLWYLPLCLIAVLSLSCLLFRLYNAIINTNDWYDILVCCVLVYAYLIYMFVGNFLAQSYTEHSAELLESTYNCLWYIAPLPIQKLFLLMQKATKSHKVVMGGLFTLSVEGFSTVNVKIRSDFIDLGRFAKSVNHAVLLTPITIGCARKHD; from the exons ATgaattactattctttctatttcaatTCTGAATCT ATAAAGCAAATGTTGGAACATATACAGTTGGAttggaaaatgtttaaaaacagTGAcacaattaaaacatttgaaGAATATCTCTTCGTATCTTatgttttcatattatttgGGTGTA TAGTTGTTTGTATAGGTGTATTTGGATTTGCGGCTATTGAATGTCGACCAGTCATTCTTGATGTTATCATACCGATGAATGAATCCCGGCCGCGTAAAGTTGAAGTTGATATGGAAATTTTTGTCGATAAAgagcaatatttctttttgtatattatgGAAGAGGTGGTATCATTAGGGATTGGGTTGTTCTCGGTAATTACGACTGGGACATTCTTGGCTACGATAGCAGAACACTGTTGtgcaacatataaaattgcaag TTGTTTAATAGAAAGTACGGTGACCATCCATACGCTGGCAATTCCTGTTGACCAAAAGATACAATTTATGCATCGGAGTATTTGTCTTTCAGTTTACATTCATAGAAGAACTATGGA GTTCGTCAAACGCATAGTACATTCGTTTGATTTATGGTATTTGCCGTTATGTTTAATTGCTGTACTCTCTTTAAGTTGCCTTCTCTTTCGC CTATACAATGctataataaatactaatgATTGGTATGATATCTTGGTGTGCTGTGTGCTTGTGTAtgcttatttaatatatatgtttgtggGAAATTTTCTTGCACAATCTTATACTGAACACAGTGCGGAACTACTAGAATCTAC gTATAATTGTCTTTGGTATATAGCGCCATTACCGATCCAAAAATTGTTCTTACTTATGCAAAAAGCTACAAAAAGTCATAAGGTAGTGATGGGTGGTCTTTTTACCTTATCCGTCGAAGGATTTTCTACG GTAAATGTTAAGATTAGgagcgacttcatcgatttaGGCCGATTTGCCAAGAGTGTGAATCATGCTGTTCTGCTCACACCAATAACTATAGGGTGTGCAAGAAAGCATGATTAA
- the LOC105283902 gene encoding uncharacterized protein LOC105283902 isoform X1 → MVFVGERCYKLHRIMLIALGLWPYQKPFIWRMQAVFFFSAHCCNFFFQFTAFLTTTCNTDCILKRFSYICIGCVYAMNYYSFYFNSESIKQMLEHIQLDWKMFKNSDTIKTFEEYLFVSYVFILFGCIVVCIGVFGFAAIECRPVILDVIIPMNESRPRKVEVDMEIFVDKEQYFFLYIMEEVVSLGIGLFSVITTGTFLATIAEHCCATYKIASCLIESTVTIHTLAIPVDQKIQFMHRSICLSVYIHRRTMEFVKRIVHSFDLWYLPLCLIAVLSLSCLLFRLYNAIINTNDWYDILVCCVLVYAYLIYMFVGNFLAQSYTEHSAELLESTYNCLWYIAPLPIQKLFLLMQKATKSHKVVMGGLFTLSVEGFSTVNVKIRSDFIDLGRFAKSVNHAVLLTPITIGCARKHD, encoded by the exons ATGGTATTTGTTGGCGAACGCTGTTATAAGCTTCATCGAATTATGCTTATAGCTTTGGGATTATGGCCGTATCAGAAACCATTTATCTGGCGAATGCAAGCAGTTTTCTTCTTCAGTGCACATTGCtgcaattttttttttcag TTTACAGCGTTTCTAACGACAACGTGTAACACGGATTGTATTctaaaaagattttcttataTCTGCATAGGTTGTGTTTATGCTATgaattactattctttctatttcaatTCTGAATCT ATAAAGCAAATGTTGGAACATATACAGTTGGAttggaaaatgtttaaaaacagTGAcacaattaaaacatttgaaGAATATCTCTTCGTATCTTatgttttcatattatttgGGTGTA TAGTTGTTTGTATAGGTGTATTTGGATTTGCGGCTATTGAATGTCGACCAGTCATTCTTGATGTTATCATACCGATGAATGAATCCCGGCCGCGTAAAGTTGAAGTTGATATGGAAATTTTTGTCGATAAAgagcaatatttctttttgtatattatgGAAGAGGTGGTATCATTAGGGATTGGGTTGTTCTCGGTAATTACGACTGGGACATTCTTGGCTACGATAGCAGAACACTGTTGtgcaacatataaaattgcaag TTGTTTAATAGAAAGTACGGTGACCATCCATACGCTGGCAATTCCTGTTGACCAAAAGATACAATTTATGCATCGGAGTATTTGTCTTTCAGTTTACATTCATAGAAGAACTATGGA GTTCGTCAAACGCATAGTACATTCGTTTGATTTATGGTATTTGCCGTTATGTTTAATTGCTGTACTCTCTTTAAGTTGCCTTCTCTTTCGC CTATACAATGctataataaatactaatgATTGGTATGATATCTTGGTGTGCTGTGTGCTTGTGTAtgcttatttaatatatatgtttgtggGAAATTTTCTTGCACAATCTTATACTGAACACAGTGCGGAACTACTAGAATCTAC gTATAATTGTCTTTGGTATATAGCGCCATTACCGATCCAAAAATTGTTCTTACTTATGCAAAAAGCTACAAAAAGTCATAAGGTAGTGATGGGTGGTCTTTTTACCTTATCCGTCGAAGGATTTTCTACG GTAAATGTTAAGATTAGgagcgacttcatcgatttaGGCCGATTTGCCAAGAGTGTGAATCATGCTGTTCTGCTCACACCAATAACTATAGGGTGTGCAAGAAAGCATGATTAA